From a region of the Nonlabens sp. Hel1_33_55 genome:
- a CDS encoding dihydroorotase encodes MKKTLIKNARIVTDMQVFTGDIYIEGDTIVEIADSISAKSGDTSIIDVEGKYVLPGVIDDQVHFREPGLTHKGDIASESAAAVAGGITSFMEMPNTIPQTTSMEEWQKKMDIAAQDSYANYAFMLGGTNDNLEEILKADTSRIPALKLFLGSSTGNMLVDNVEVLKKIFSKVKLRIALHCEDEETIKENLQKAIDTYGEEIPFDQHPVIRSVEACYKSSSQAIKLAQKTGARIHVFHLSTGKETALFEKKASLKDKQITAEVCIHHLWFTDEDYATKGSKIKWNPAVKSEDDREQLWKALLDDRIDVIATDHAPHTIEEKSNSYLKAPSGGPLVQHALTAMLQFVHQERITIEKVVQKMCHNPAILFDIPDRGFIREGFKADLVVVDTNNPWTVTKENILAKCGWSPFEGVTFKSRISHTLVNGQVVYKNFKVHEAKAAQALTFKR; translated from the coding sequence ATGAAAAAGACATTGATAAAGAACGCCAGAATAGTTACGGACATGCAAGTGTTTACCGGTGATATTTATATTGAAGGCGATACCATTGTTGAGATAGCAGATAGTATAAGCGCAAAAAGCGGTGACACATCCATCATTGATGTAGAAGGTAAATATGTGCTTCCAGGTGTGATTGATGATCAGGTCCATTTTAGGGAACCAGGATTGACTCACAAAGGTGATATTGCCAGTGAAAGTGCGGCTGCAGTTGCAGGAGGAATTACTTCATTCATGGAGATGCCTAATACGATACCACAAACCACGAGCATGGAAGAGTGGCAAAAAAAGATGGACATAGCTGCTCAAGATAGTTATGCCAACTATGCTTTTATGCTAGGTGGCACCAATGATAATCTGGAAGAAATTCTCAAGGCAGATACCTCCAGAATTCCAGCACTTAAATTGTTCTTGGGATCTTCTACGGGAAATATGCTCGTTGATAATGTTGAAGTGCTTAAGAAGATCTTTTCTAAAGTCAAATTAAGAATCGCATTGCATTGTGAGGATGAAGAAACCATCAAAGAGAATCTTCAAAAAGCTATTGATACCTACGGTGAAGAAATACCTTTTGATCAACATCCAGTCATACGTAGTGTCGAGGCGTGTTACAAGAGTAGTTCCCAAGCGATAAAGCTGGCTCAAAAAACCGGAGCGCGTATCCATGTGTTTCATTTATCAACAGGTAAGGAAACGGCTTTATTTGAGAAGAAAGCATCTCTTAAAGACAAGCAGATTACAGCAGAGGTCTGCATCCATCACCTATGGTTTACAGATGAGGATTATGCAACCAAAGGTTCAAAAATCAAATGGAATCCCGCTGTAAAGTCAGAGGATGATCGTGAGCAATTATGGAAAGCATTGCTGGATGATAGGATTGATGTCATCGCCACAGACCACGCGCCTCATACTATTGAAGAAAAATCAAACTCTTATTTAAAAGCACCTAGCGGTGGACCGCTCGTGCAACATGCGTTGACAGCTATGCTGCAATTTGTGCATCAGGAACGTATTACCATTGAGAAAGTAGTACAGAAGATGTGTCACAATCCAGCAATACTATTTGATATTCCAGATCGCGGATTCATACGTGAAGGATTCAAGGCAGATTTAGTGGTCGTGGATACGAACAATCCTTGGACAGTAACTAAAGAAAACATTCTTGCAAAATGTGGGTGGTCACCTTTTGAAGGTGTTACTTTTAAAAGCCGTATTTCGCATACCTTAGTGAACGGACAGGTCGTTTATAAAAACTTTAAAGTCCATGAGGCTAAGGCAGCTCAGGCATTAACTTTCAAAAGATGA
- a CDS encoding DUF4296 domain-containing protein, giving the protein MKRLAICIALFTMAACADIQNAPKPDEFYGDDKMVDIMADLYLMEASMTNNRATFTELKLLPHDFIYDKYDTDSITFTENLFYYTDRNDKYLELMEMVQAQMEVLRDTVDNKIRNQDQEKPKLLKPEGKLERDPENE; this is encoded by the coding sequence ATGAAAAGACTAGCAATTTGTATTGCCCTATTCACAATGGCCGCATGTGCAGACATTCAAAATGCGCCCAAGCCAGATGAGTTTTACGGTGATGACAAAATGGTAGATATCATGGCAGACCTCTATTTAATGGAAGCCTCCATGACAAACAATCGTGCTACATTTACAGAACTCAAATTGCTACCCCACGATTTTATCTATGATAAATACGATACAGATAGTATCACGTTTACAGAGAACCTATTCTACTATACAGATCGCAACGACAAATACCTTGAGCTGATGGAAATGGTACAAGCTCAAATGGAAGTTTTGAGAGATACCGTTGATAATAAGATAAGAAATCAGGACCAAGAAAAGCCAAAATTGCTTAAGCCTGAAGGAAAGCTCGAAAGAGATCCAGAAAATGAATAG
- a CDS encoding NAD-dependent epimerase/dehydratase family protein yields MGFTQLAGAQRRLFRIFTDMILVTGGTGLVGGHLLYRFRESEQIINAIYRTTESIDITRRIFDTYNTGDAALVDNINWIHADILDLPSLEQAMEGITQVYHCAAALEADSFEEMKKVNVTGTQHLVDLSIALNIKKFCYVSSISTLGNPIAKKPINEEDFFNPDAKNTDYAISKYGGEMEVWRASQEGLPVIIVNPGVILGEGAYDKGSGKLFQKTNEKQPFYTSGSSGFVDVRDVVAIMQQLMESDIKGERYILIAENVKFKKLLDLIAEKLEVKKPSIKLRKWMLYSAYLILKIPSWLGITKGLSRAQIHSLTSKTTYSNDKINTTLGYEFINLKESIERVALDFKA; encoded by the coding sequence ATGGGCTTTACGCAACTTGCGGGCGCACAACGGCGGCTATTCCGTATTTTTACAGACATGATTCTAGTCACAGGAGGAACTGGTCTGGTAGGCGGCCATTTGTTATATCGCTTTCGCGAAAGCGAACAAATCATCAATGCTATTTACAGAACCACGGAGTCCATTGATATCACAAGGCGCATCTTTGATACTTATAATACTGGAGACGCTGCGCTGGTAGATAACATCAACTGGATCCACGCCGATATTCTTGATTTGCCAAGTCTTGAACAAGCCATGGAAGGCATTACCCAAGTCTATCATTGCGCTGCAGCGCTGGAGGCAGATTCTTTTGAAGAAATGAAAAAAGTCAACGTCACGGGAACCCAGCATCTCGTTGATTTATCGATAGCTCTAAACATTAAGAAGTTTTGTTATGTAAGCAGTATCTCGACATTGGGGAATCCGATAGCTAAAAAACCAATTAACGAGGAGGATTTCTTTAATCCAGATGCCAAAAATACCGATTATGCTATCTCAAAATATGGTGGTGAAATGGAAGTCTGGCGTGCCTCACAGGAAGGATTACCTGTAATTATTGTTAATCCTGGAGTTATTCTAGGAGAAGGCGCATACGACAAAGGAAGTGGCAAATTATTCCAGAAAACGAACGAAAAACAACCGTTTTACACTTCAGGAAGTTCTGGATTTGTGGATGTTCGTGATGTAGTTGCCATCATGCAGCAACTCATGGAATCTGATATTAAAGGAGAACGATACATTCTGATTGCTGAGAACGTGAAGTTTAAAAAGCTGCTAGATCTAATCGCTGAAAAGCTTGAAGTTAAAAAACCCTCTATCAAACTGCGTAAATGGATGCTTTATAGCGCCTATCTGATACTTAAAATACCATCGTGGTTAGGAATAACAAAAGGACTAAGCCGCGCGCAAATTCATTCCCTAACTTCTAAAACGACTTATAGCAATGATAAGATCAATACGACTCTAGGATATGAATTTATAAATTTGAAGGAAAGTATTGAAAGAGTAGCTTTAGATTTTAAAGCTTAA
- the tyrS gene encoding tyrosine--tRNA ligase produces the protein MSYDFVKELQWRGMIHDIMPDTEELLNAETVSGYIGFDPTADSLHIGSMVQIILLMHLQRAGHRPIALIGGATGMIGDPSGKSAERNLLTQDILDKNIAGVKSVISRFIDFEDGPKETRAQLVNNYDWMKDFSLIDFARDIGKHITVNYMMAKDSVKKRVSGEGDGMSFTEFTYQLFQGYDFVHLYNDLNCKLQIGGSDQWGNITTGTELVRRITGGKAYALTTPLVTKADGTKFGKTEAGNIWLDADKTSVYKFYQFWITATDEDAINWIKIFTFLDEKTCNELIEEHAKDPGYRVLQKKLAEEVTVMVHGRDAYETAVEASSILFSKKVSMEQWNKLDKETLFEIFEGVPQTTISRSEVEKGIEIVPFLTDVTGFLPSNSEARRALKENSLAINKEKFDDDKIVGVNDIIAGSMILVQRGKKNYFLVLVE, from the coding sequence ATGTCCTACGATTTTGTCAAAGAACTGCAATGGCGCGGTATGATTCACGATATCATGCCAGATACGGAAGAATTGCTCAACGCTGAAACGGTGAGCGGTTATATAGGCTTTGACCCGACTGCAGATTCCCTGCACATAGGTAGTATGGTGCAGATTATTCTATTGATGCACTTGCAGCGTGCTGGTCATAGACCTATTGCGTTGATAGGCGGAGCGACTGGTATGATAGGTGACCCATCAGGTAAAAGCGCAGAACGTAATTTGTTGACTCAAGATATTCTGGACAAGAATATCGCTGGTGTGAAATCGGTTATTTCAAGATTTATTGATTTTGAGGATGGCCCCAAGGAAACTAGAGCGCAGTTAGTGAACAACTACGACTGGATGAAGGATTTTAGCCTGATTGATTTTGCTCGTGATATAGGGAAACACATCACAGTAAATTACATGATGGCTAAGGACTCTGTAAAGAAAAGAGTTTCTGGTGAAGGTGATGGGATGAGTTTTACTGAGTTCACTTACCAACTATTTCAAGGTTATGATTTTGTACATCTATATAATGATCTCAATTGCAAGCTACAGATAGGTGGTTCTGATCAATGGGGAAATATAACCACAGGAACTGAATTAGTTCGTAGGATTACTGGTGGTAAGGCTTATGCACTCACAACACCGCTAGTCACTAAAGCTGACGGAACAAAATTTGGTAAAACCGAAGCTGGTAACATCTGGCTAGATGCCGATAAGACCAGCGTTTATAAGTTCTACCAATTCTGGATCACAGCAACGGATGAAGATGCCATCAACTGGATCAAAATCTTTACATTTCTAGATGAGAAAACCTGCAACGAACTAATTGAAGAACACGCCAAAGATCCAGGCTACAGAGTGCTCCAGAAAAAACTCGCTGAAGAAGTGACCGTCATGGTTCACGGTCGCGATGCGTATGAGACTGCGGTTGAAGCGAGCAGCATATTATTTTCTAAAAAGGTTTCCATGGAACAATGGAACAAGCTGGATAAAGAAACGTTATTTGAAATTTTTGAAGGTGTTCCACAAACCACCATTTCAAGATCTGAAGTTGAGAAAGGTATTGAGATCGTTCCATTTTTAACAGATGTCACAGGCTTTCTACCTTCCAATAGTGAAGCGAGAAGAGCATTGAAAGAGAACAGTCTCGCCATCAATAAAGAAAAGTTTGACGACGACAAGATTGTTGGAGTCAACGATATCATTGCTGGCAGTATGATTTTGGTGCAGCGTGGTAAGAAGAATTACTTTCTTGTGTTGGTAGAATAA
- a CDS encoding acyl transferase, which translates to MKFPVFDIDSDNQFNDMAMEIYRYQLEQNQVYKKYCSYLKKTQATRVNGIPFLPISFFKSHQITTIPDVEPEIIFTSSGTTGSTTSKHLVSNLEIYNQSLDHSFKKFYGNPQDYVILALLPHYLERTGSSLVYMVDRWIQQSDDERSGFYLNNLTDLAAILEDLQQSDRKVILIGVTFALLQLAEQFPMDLNNTIIIETGGMKGMRKEMIKSELHSILKSAFAKAQIHSEYGMTELLSQAYAPDGIHFKLPPWMRVNARETNDPLSKLGHGKTGGLNVIDLANYESCPFIATQDLCKTHADGTFEVLGRFDNSDIRGCNLMAIN; encoded by the coding sequence GTGAAATTTCCAGTTTTTGATATTGATTCTGATAACCAATTCAACGATATGGCCATGGAAATCTATCGCTATCAATTGGAACAAAATCAGGTCTACAAGAAATATTGTTCTTATCTTAAAAAGACTCAAGCGACTAGAGTAAACGGGATACCATTTCTACCTATTTCTTTTTTCAAATCCCATCAGATAACAACAATTCCTGACGTGGAGCCAGAAATAATTTTCACCAGCAGTGGAACCACAGGATCAACCACCTCAAAACATCTCGTTTCTAACCTAGAAATCTATAATCAGAGCCTAGATCACAGTTTTAAAAAATTCTATGGAAATCCTCAAGACTATGTTATCCTTGCTTTGTTACCGCATTATTTGGAACGTACTGGATCGTCGTTAGTATATATGGTGGATCGCTGGATCCAGCAATCAGATGATGAAAGAAGCGGATTTTATTTAAACAATCTGACTGACCTTGCCGCAATCCTTGAGGATCTGCAGCAATCTGATCGCAAGGTGATTTTGATAGGCGTTACGTTTGCATTACTTCAACTCGCCGAGCAGTTCCCGATGGATCTCAACAACACCATCATTATCGAAACAGGCGGCATGAAAGGCATGCGTAAGGAAATGATAAAATCAGAACTACACAGTATATTGAAGTCCGCTTTTGCGAAAGCGCAAATTCACAGTGAATACGGCATGACAGAACTTCTCTCTCAAGCCTACGCACCAGATGGTATTCATTTTAAATTACCACCATGGATGCGCGTGAATGCTAGAGAAACTAATGATCCTTTATCAAAACTAGGTCATGGGAAAACTGGAGGTTTGAACGTTATTGATCTGGCGAACTATGAATCTTGCCCATTCATCGCAACACAAGATTTATGCAAAACCCATGCAGACGGAACCTTTGAAGTTCTGGGAAGATTTGATAATTCTGATATACGTGGTTGTAATCTGATGGCTATCAATTAA